The DNA window CCCAAGGCGACGCACATGAGGACGTACCAGATCTTCTCCCATGTGGTGAGCTCCCGGCACAGCCCGAGCTCGGTGAGGGCCTTCTTGGCGGGAATCTTCGTGAAGTAGCCCGCGCCGAACGCGATGCACTGCACGACGTACCAGAACCGCTCCCACCCGGTCAGCTGCGCAAGCCCGACGTCGCTGAGCGCCTTCTTGAGCGGCACCTTCGCCATGTACGCCCCACCAGTGGGAATGCACAGCAGGACGTACCAGAACCTCTCCGCGCCGGTTCGCTGGACGCCGCCGGACGGCGGCGCACCGGCGGGCGCGGCAGCAGGCATCGAGGGCGTCGGTGGCGGCGGCGGTGGCACCAGCGGTGGCGGTGGCGACGCAGCGGGCGGTGGCGGTACGGGCGGCGCTTGGGGTGGAGGCATCGCGGACGGCGGCGTCGGCGGGGCGGGTGGTTCGGCGGGCGCGGCCGGCTGGATCGGCCCCGGCAGTGCTGAACCCGGCAGTGCGCTGGGCTGCTCCGGCTGCCCGCCGCCGGAAGGTTGCTCGGTCATCGACGTCTCCCCCACCTCGCCCCGATGAACGAAGTGAACCACGCGATGCGGGTGTCGCACACGCACAACGGCGGCCGTCCCAACAAGGGGACGACCGCCGTCGCGAGGTGGCGGAGCCGGGTCAGCCGGCGCTCTCGCGGTAGCGGGTGGTCGACACGACCGGGTCGGTGTCGATCTTCGGGATCACGTGCTCGCCGAGCAGCTTGATGGTGCGCAGCGTGTCCTCGATCTTCGCCGGGCCGATGCCGAACACGAGCTGGTCGATGCCGGCCTCTTCCCAGCGCTTGCATTGCGCGAGCGCCATGTCGGGGTCGCCCATCACGATTCCGCCGAACTCCGATGCCAGCTCGGCGGTCTCGAGCGTCGGCTCGGGCAGCGTCTGCGGCCACGGCGGAACCCACTCGGGAGCGGGGAAGGTGTCGTGGTAGCGGTAGACGTTGGAGACGAGGTAGTTCGGCTTGGAGTCGACGTAGGACTGGAACGCGGTCTCCTTGTCCTCCGCGACGTAGGCCGCGATGCACGACATGATGTTGTCGTTGACGAACGAGCCGATCGGCTCGGCGTTGGCGATGCCGTCCTTGTAGGACTTGCGCAGCTTCTCGACCTTGTCCCAGCGGTCGAGGGAGAAACCGAGCACGCCGAGTCCCATGCGACCGGCCATCTCGTACGACGGCGGGTTGCCTGCGGCGTACCACATCGGGGCGTGCGCCTTGCCGTACGGACGCGGCAGGATCTTGCGCGGCGGCAGCGACCAGTACTTGCCCTTGTAACCCTCGTAGGTGTCCTGGGTGAACATCTTCGGGAACTCCCGGATGACGTCCTCCCAGATCTCCTTCGTCTGGTTGGTGTCGGTGACCCCGAGGTGGTCGAGGAAGCCGAGGATCTCGTGGCTTCCGGCACCGCGGCCCGTGCCGAACTCCACACGCCCGTGGCTGATCTGGTCGATGTAGTTGATCCGCTCGGCGAGCTTGGCCGGGTGGTTGACCGCGGGCAGCGGGTTGAAGATGCCGCCGCCGATGTGGATCCGCTCGGTCTTCGCGGCGAGGTAGCCGGCGACGACGTCGTTGGCGGACAGGTGGGAGTACTCGTCGAGGAAGTGGTGCTCGGTCAGCCAGACGAACTTGAAGCCCGCCGCGTCGGCGGCGATGACCGCCTCGAGGTCTTCGAAGATCGCGTGGTGCTCGGCGTCGGGATCGACCTCACGACGGCTGTTGGGCACGTAGTTCTGGATGAAAAGGCCGAACTCCATCAGCTGCTCCCCTGCAGAGACTCAGACGCTCAGGTAATTGCATTATATGGCATAACGTTATGTAGGAATCAAGACGCATCCGAGGGCTTGGCGGGACGCCAGAAGACGGCGAGCAGGCCGAGCGCGCCGACCACGCCCAGCAGCGAGATCAGCAGGCCCTTGCCGCCGTACATCCAGCTGCCGAGGTCGAAGGCGTTGTCGAGGGAGAACTTGCCGCCGCCGAGAGCGCAGAGCGCGAACGCAGCCATCGTGATGAACAGGACGTACTCGTAACCCTCGCCCGGCCGGAAGATGAAGTAGCCGTTCTTGAGGTGGTTGGTGATGAGCGCGACGAGCATCACGCCGATCACGCCGGCTGCGGCGAGCGGCGTCAGCAACCCGAGGAACAGCAGCGGCGCCACGCCGAGCTCGGTGTAGGTGGCGAACCGGGCATGCAGCCACCCCGGCCTCATCCCGAGCGACTCGAACCAGCGCCCGGTGCCTTCGAGCTTGCCGCCGCCGAACATGTGGTTGTAGCCGTGGGCCAACATCGGGATGCCCAACGTGAAGCGCAGGATCAGCGCGGCGTAGTCGACGCCATGGAACGAGGCGTACATCGGTTCAGACCCCCTCGGGTGCGGCGCCGTGCAGCGCCTCGGTGACGGCAGCGGCGGCGGCACGCAGCCGCGCGACGGTGAAGTGCAGGTCCGACAGCGGCGAGTCGCCGTCGCTCATCCGGACCGAGCCGGTGAGTACGGCGGAGAGCACCATCACGACGGCGCCGCCCGGCCCGAACACCGGAGTCGACACGGTGCGCTCGTCACCGGGGTCGGCGACCGGCGACTCGTAGTCCGGCGGCAGCAGCCCGATCAGCTGGTGGAGCTGCTCGCTGGTCTCCTCGGCATGCAGCGTCGGGTCCGGCCGGGACATGACCTGTGCCGCCTCGGAGTGCCAGCGGTGCCCGCGCCCGATGGAGTAGCCGGCCGCGCGCACCTCCGCCAGCGTCCGCTTCAGGATCTCGACACTCCCGGGCGGGGCGTTGCGGTGCAGCCGGTCGAGCCACACCTGCTGCGCCGACGGAGGCGCCCACGCGACGAACGCGGTCCCCACCGGTGGCTCGAACGGGATCCGCTGGCCGACCGCCGTGGGCAGCGAGAAGCTGGACTCGAGCTGGCCGGCGCGAGCCAGCAGCACCATGTCGGCGCCGACGATGGCGCTGGCGACGCACTCCACCTCGAGTTCTTGGGCCAGCCGCTCCATGTAGGGGCGGGCAAGGTCGGCCGACCGCATCTGCAACGCGAGGTCTGACTCCCAGGCAGCGAGCGACAGCGACGAGAAGCGTCCGTATCCGCCCTGGAAGAACACCAGCGGCAAGGTGTTGCCGACGACGTCGAGCTCACGCACCCGGCCGATCACGATGTAGTGGTCGCCGGCCTCGTGCACCACCTCGAGGTCACAGTCGATCCAGGCGAGGCTGCCGTCGAGCATCGGACACCCGGAGCTCGCCGGCTTCCAGGACAGGTCGGCGAACTTGTCGCCACCGCTGACCGCGAACGTCCGGCAGACCGACTCCTGGTCCGAGCCGAGGATGTTGACGCAGAAGTGGCCGTGGTCGCGGATCCGCGGCCAGGTGCTGGAGTTCTTGTCCGGCATGAAGGCGACGAGCGGCGGGTCGAGCGACACCGAGCTGAACGACCCAATGGCCAGCCCGCCCGGCTTGCCCTCGGCGTCCAGACCGGTGACGACCGCAACGCCGGTCGGGAAGTGCCCGAGCACGCGGCGGAAGTGCTTCGGGTCTATCGGCGAGGCCTCGGTCGGGTTCGTCATTCGGCGGCTTCACCCATGCTGGTCATCTCGTTCAGGGCAAAGTCACGCAGCTCGTACTTCAGCACCTTGCCCGAGGCGTTGCGCGGCAGCGATTCCACGACCGTGACGCTACGCGGTGCCTTGAAGTTGGCCATGTGCTCCCGGCACCACGCGACGAGCGCGTCGGGGTCGACGTCGGCGCCCGGGCGCTCGACGACGAACGCGATCCCCACCTCGCCGAGCCGCTCGTCCGGGATGCCGACGACCGCTACCTCCGCCACCCCGTCGTACCGGGCGATGAACTGCTCGACCTCCGCGGGGTAGGCGTTGAAACCGCCGACGACGTACATGTCCTTGAGCCGGTCGGTGATCCGGACGTTGCCGGCCTCGTCCATGACCGCGATGTCGCCGGTGTGCAGCCAGCCGTCGGCGTCGATCGCCTCGGCCGTCGCCGCATCGTCCTCGTAGTAGCCCTTCATCACGTTGTAGCCGCGGACCACGACCTCGCCCGGCTCGCCCGTCGGCAGCTCGTTGCCCTCCGGGTCCACGATGCGCACCTCGGTGTCGGGGATGGCCCGGCCAGAGGTGGTCGCGATCGTCTCGGGGTCGTCGCCCTGGCGGCACATCGTCACCGTGCCGGTCGCCTCGGTGAGGCCGTAGGCGGTCAGAACGGTCTCGACCGCAAGCTCGTCACGCAACCGCTCGACGAGCACCACCGGCACGGCGGCGGCGCCGGTGACCACCAGGCGCAGCGAGGAGAGGTCGCGCGTCGCCCGGTCGGGTGCGTCGAGGATCGACTGGTGCAACGTCGGCGGCCCCGGCAGTACGGTGATCCGTTCGCGTTCGATCAGGTCGAGCACCGCCGGTACGTCGAACACCGGTTGCGGCACGATCGTCGCGCCGCGCAGCAGGCACGCGATGATGCCGGCCTTGTAGCCGAACGTGTGGAAGAACGGGTTGACGACGAGATAGCGGTCGCCGGTGCGAAGCCCGACGATGCGGGCCCAGGTGTCGAACACCTGAAGCGTCTGGGCGTGCGTCGTCACCACGCCCTTCGGCTTGCCCGTGGTGCCCGACGTGAAGATCAGGTCGCCGGTGTGGTCCGGGTAGACCCCACCCATCCGGGACGACACGTCGTGGGTGGGCCCGCCTTCCCACAGAGCCGGGCCGAGTACGACGGCCTGGCCGCCCCAGCCGGACAGCATCGCCGGGTAGTCGTTGCCGAGGAAGGGCGGCGAGACGAAACAGAGCTTCGCCGCGCTGCGGTCGAGGATCCACGCGGCCTCCTCGCCCTTGTAGCGGGTGTTGAGCGGGACGAGCACGCCTCCGGCGGCCAACGCGCCGAGTCCGGCCACGATCCACTCGAGCGTGTTCGGCGCCCAGATGCCGACCCGGTCGCCCGGTTCGACGCCGAGCCGGATGCACTCCCCCGCGGCGGCGTGCACGAGCTCGGCGAGCTCGGCGAAGGTGACCCGTCGCTCGCCGTCGACCACGGCCTCCGAGTCGCCGTACGCCGCCGCGGCGGTCTCGACCAGGCGCGGAATCGTCGGCGGTACGCCGCTCACCTCAGCGCCTACTCACCCAGGACGCCGGCGGACCGCAGGGCGTCGATCCGCGCTTCGTCGTAGCCGCACACCGAGCGCAGCACGTCGCTGGTGTGCTGGCCGTTGGTCGGCGCCTTCTCCGGCACAGGCAAAGTCTCGCCTACGAACCGGACCGGGAAGCCGAGCTGGTCCGCGCCGAGCCGTTCGGCAGGAATCCAGCCGAGCCGGTCGACGAACTGCGGATCGTCGGCGAGGGTCTGCGGGGTGTTGACCGGGGCGATCGGGGTGTTGACCCGCCCGCCGAACTCCAGCCACTCGGCCGAGGTCCTGCTCGCGAAGATCGTGCGAAGCTCCGCCTGCAGCTCCCGGTTGCCGCGCGCGTGGTCGGCGTACTTCGAGCCCGGCCATTTCTCGAACAGGTCTTCGCGCCCCACGCCCACGCAGAAGTTCTTCCAGAACGCCTGCTCGCTCGCCATGAACAGCACGTGCCCGTCGGCGCTGGCGTAGATCTGGTAACGCACGCCCTCGGCCATGCCCGCGGTGCCGGGGGCACGCCGCTCGTAGTTGTCACTCGGGTTGCCGGTGACCTCGGACTCCGGCCTCTCGTAGGCGCGCCACGTCTCACTGCGGTACCAGTCGAAGGCCGCGGCGCAGTCGGACTGCGCGAGCTCGAGCTCGGCACCTTCACCGGTCGCCCGCGCCCGGATCACCGCGGCGAGGATCGCGAGTGCGCCGTAGAGCGGAGCCGCGAAGATGCCGATGCTGACGTGCTCCGGGATGTAGGTGAAGTCCTCGTCGTCCACGGCAGGCGTGACGATCCCCGCCCATGTGTCGTAGGCGATGCCGTGGCTCGGATAGTCCTTGTACGGGCCGGTCGCGCCGTACCCGGAGATGCTCGCGAAGACCAGCTTCGGGTTGCGGCCACGCAGGTCGCTCGGCCCGATGCCCAGTCGCTCGAGCGCTCCGGGACGCATCGCTTCGACGACGAGGTCGGCGGATTCGGTCAGATCGCGGAAGACCGCCTTGCCCTCGTCACTGCGCAGGTCGAGGGTGATGCTCTTCTTGCCGCGGTTGAGGTGCAGATGCATCAGCGAGACGCCCTCGACGATCGGCCAGGTCATCTGACGGATGTAGTCGCCGGCGGCCGGCTCGACCTTGATCACCTCGGCACCGAGGTCGACCAGCGCACTGGTGATCGCGGCCGGCCCGAGCATCGAGCACTCCACGACACGCATCCCCGCAAGTGGCGCAGTCATCGGCCCATCCCTTCCCGTCGAGCCCAACCTTTTTGGTCTCTCAGCACCCCTTGAAAGACCATTTACGTTGGGCTCGGCCGTCCGAGGACCGCGCGCGCCACGCGTTCGCGGTGCCACGCGGCCGTGCCCCACAGGCTCGACAAGGTCCAGGTGCGCTTGAGCCACATGTGCAGGTCGTGCTCGAAGGTGTAGCCGATGCCGGCGTGCACCTGCAGCGCCGTACGCGCCGCGCGTTGGGCGGCGGTCGTGGCGGCGTACTTCGCGTGAGAGGCGTCTCGGCTGCGGGTCGCGCTGTCGCAGGACACCGACCACGCGGCTCGCGCGACCACCGGAGCGGCGAAGGCGTTGGCGACGTAGACGTCGGCGAGCTGATGCTTGATGGCCTGGAAAGACCCGATCGGTACGCCGAACTGCTCGCGCTGCTTGGCATAGCCGACGCTCGCGTCGAGAAGTACGTCGGCGACCCCGGTCAGCTGCGCCGCGACGCACACCGCGGCGTAGTCGAAGGCAGCTTCGAGGTCGCTGCCGCCGAGCACGACACCCGTGCCGTGGGGCGGGGTGACGGTGGCCAGCCGGACCCCACGGTCGACAGACTGCGCCGGGGTCAGCTCCACGTCGGTCCGCTCGACCGCCACGTGCAGTCCGGCGCCGTCGGCCACGATGAGCAGGTCCGCCCACGGCGCCGCGCTCACCACCTCGCCGGGGCCGAGGCGCACTGCGATGACCGCATCACCCGCGACCACCCGCGGCAGCCAGTCCTGCGCGATCGGC is part of the Mycobacteriales bacterium genome and encodes:
- a CDS encoding acyl-CoA dehydrogenase family protein, giving the protein MRLDPDPDALEFSRSVQALLADLAHPEALRAAWDDADGRIPGVWAALAECGLLGLTVPESYGGSGADLTALLPSLVVLGRCAVPAPVVETVVGAAMLAHAGGPIAQDWLPRVVAGDAVIAVRLGPGEVVSAAPWADLLIVADGAGLHVAVERTDVELTPAQSVDRGVRLATVTPPHGTGVVLGGSDLEAAFDYAAVCVAAQLTGVADVLLDASVGYAKQREQFGVPIGSFQAIKHQLADVYVANAFAAPVVARAAWSVSCDSATRSRDASHAKYAATTAAQRAARTALQVHAGIGYTFEHDLHMWLKRTWTLSSLWGTAAWHRERVARAVLGRPSPT
- a CDS encoding flavin reductase, encoding MTNPTEASPIDPKHFRRVLGHFPTGVAVVTGLDAEGKPGGLAIGSFSSVSLDPPLVAFMPDKNSSTWPRIRDHGHFCVNILGSDQESVCRTFAVSGGDKFADLSWKPASSGCPMLDGSLAWIDCDLEVVHEAGDHYIVIGRVRELDVVGNTLPLVFFQGGYGRFSSLSLAAWESDLALQMRSADLARPYMERLAQELEVECVASAIVGADMVLLARAGQLESSFSLPTAVGQRIPFEPPVGTAFVAWAPPSAQQVWLDRLHRNAPPGSVEILKRTLAEVRAAGYSIGRGHRWHSEAAQVMSRPDPTLHAEETSEQLHQLIGLLPPDYESPVADPGDERTVSTPVFGPGGAVVMVLSAVLTGSVRMSDGDSPLSDLHFTVARLRAAAAAVTEALHGAAPEGV
- a CDS encoding LLM class flavin-dependent oxidoreductase is translated as MEFGLFIQNYVPNSRREVDPDAEHHAIFEDLEAVIAADAAGFKFVWLTEHHFLDEYSHLSANDVVAGYLAAKTERIHIGGGIFNPLPAVNHPAKLAERINYIDQISHGRVEFGTGRGAGSHEILGFLDHLGVTDTNQTKEIWEDVIREFPKMFTQDTYEGYKGKYWSLPPRKILPRPYGKAHAPMWYAAGNPPSYEMAGRMGLGVLGFSLDRWDKVEKLRKSYKDGIANAEPIGSFVNDNIMSCIAAYVAEDKETAFQSYVDSKPNYLVSNVYRYHDTFPAPEWVPPWPQTLPEPTLETAELASEFGGIVMGDPDMALAQCKRWEEAGIDQLVFGIGPAKIEDTLRTIKLLGEHVIPKIDTDPVVSTTRYRESAG
- a CDS encoding CoA transferase; this encodes MTAPLAGMRVVECSMLGPAAITSALVDLGAEVIKVEPAAGDYIRQMTWPIVEGVSLMHLHLNRGKKSITLDLRSDEGKAVFRDLTESADLVVEAMRPGALERLGIGPSDLRGRNPKLVFASISGYGATGPYKDYPSHGIAYDTWAGIVTPAVDDEDFTYIPEHVSIGIFAAPLYGALAILAAVIRARATGEGAELELAQSDCAAAFDWYRSETWRAYERPESEVTGNPSDNYERRAPGTAGMAEGVRYQIYASADGHVLFMASEQAFWKNFCVGVGREDLFEKWPGSKYADHARGNRELQAELRTIFASRTSAEWLEFGGRVNTPIAPVNTPQTLADDPQFVDRLGWIPAERLGADQLGFPVRFVGETLPVPEKAPTNGQHTSDVLRSVCGYDEARIDALRSAGVLGE
- a CDS encoding DoxX family protein, translated to MYASFHGVDYAALILRFTLGIPMLAHGYNHMFGGGKLEGTGRWFESLGMRPGWLHARFATYTELGVAPLLFLGLLTPLAAAGVIGVMLVALITNHLKNGYFIFRPGEGYEYVLFITMAAFALCALGGGKFSLDNAFDLGSWMYGGKGLLISLLGVVGALGLLAVFWRPAKPSDAS
- a CDS encoding FadD3 family acyl-CoA ligase is translated as MSGVPPTIPRLVETAAAAYGDSEAVVDGERRVTFAELAELVHAAAGECIRLGVEPGDRVGIWAPNTLEWIVAGLGALAAGGVLVPLNTRYKGEEAAWILDRSAAKLCFVSPPFLGNDYPAMLSGWGGQAVVLGPALWEGGPTHDVSSRMGGVYPDHTGDLIFTSGTTGKPKGVVTTHAQTLQVFDTWARIVGLRTGDRYLVVNPFFHTFGYKAGIIACLLRGATIVPQPVFDVPAVLDLIERERITVLPGPPTLHQSILDAPDRATRDLSSLRLVVTGAAAVPVVLVERLRDELAVETVLTAYGLTEATGTVTMCRQGDDPETIATTSGRAIPDTEVRIVDPEGNELPTGEPGEVVVRGYNVMKGYYEDDAATAEAIDADGWLHTGDIAVMDEAGNVRITDRLKDMYVVGGFNAYPAEVEQFIARYDGVAEVAVVGIPDERLGEVGIAFVVERPGADVDPDALVAWCREHMANFKAPRSVTVVESLPRNASGKVLKYELRDFALNEMTSMGEAAE